A stretch of Synechococcus sp. MIT S9220 DNA encodes these proteins:
- a CDS encoding mannose-6-phosphate, with amino-acid sequence MSSRGWTGGWTLRSDLEMLSSLVLLVLSAATPSSVPQEHVLPVFGCGTGCRVKTEQLSRPQRMSDGWWRVKVRQRRWVQNCDWKSTPVTCVDEPASGRAGPPVQDLWLFADCRGERFATSKNPDRSGAWEQDVFYRDGASAGEPKFQTVVGNPFMRWAKLCPAEAEEGNQKIREGFQR; translated from the coding sequence TTGTCTTCACGTGGTTGGACAGGAGGTTGGACACTTCGCAGCGATCTGGAGATGTTGAGTTCTCTGGTGCTGCTGGTCCTTAGTGCCGCCACCCCTTCCTCAGTGCCGCAGGAGCACGTTCTTCCGGTCTTTGGGTGTGGAACTGGTTGCAGGGTCAAGACAGAGCAGTTGTCGCGTCCTCAGCGGATGTCTGACGGGTGGTGGAGGGTCAAAGTCAGACAGCGGCGCTGGGTTCAGAACTGCGACTGGAAATCCACTCCAGTGACATGTGTTGATGAACCGGCATCGGGCAGAGCAGGTCCGCCGGTGCAGGACCTTTGGTTGTTTGCTGATTGCAGGGGAGAACGATTCGCCACCAGCAAGAACCCTGATCGGAGTGGTGCCTGGGAGCAGGACGTCTTCTATCGGGATGGAGCGTCGGCAGGAGAACCCAAGTTCCAAACAGTTGTAGGTAATCCGTTTATGAGGTGGGCAAAGTTGTGCCCTGCTGAGGCGGAAGAGGGAAACCAAAAAATCCGTGAGGGATTTCAACGCTGA
- a CDS encoding site-specific integrase, protein MPKIQFKEETLNGRAFIIGYADREYLTLRIPRGDKKYSNISLGTTDIQIAHDKALDIYASTINQPLRSRNKKFLFATACKEFLEWKEEQAQIGEIKESAVKTYAQRIHQRIIPYAKLTGVNSIGDICKESFGNYGVHYRKVETKGKWKTVTSGLSVATINSDLTTLNELMGWMVERNVLDATSFPKVKKLRDRKEYKEDANPAFMPDEWDAVKSQLMEWVQKRDDDDELTLWRRRWMFNWIFFMYHFGGRYHEAMLLRVGDVSTKRMPDGRLKGIIEVSSATKTGRRIAVMNGHWVNSVKSHLNKGVILRNQIIEEHNELVESGEIKKYRWRFQGRIPLLSKPEKDTLLFLNPIFHTINKEDKRNMRRFEAEQKLDEVRWKTSPYSSEQIRKKYQSLVEAAMVFKFPRDGRTPTDFRKFTLHSLRSTHITHQLLNGVRIRLIADNVGNSEAEIERTYYRLNNLLNIEELGMHRKVVKPEDELNIV, encoded by the coding sequence ATGCCGAAAATCCAGTTCAAGGAAGAAACCCTGAATGGACGGGCATTCATCATCGGGTATGCAGACCGTGAATATTTGACGCTTCGTATTCCAAGAGGCGATAAAAAGTATTCCAATATCTCTCTTGGGACGACCGACATCCAGATTGCTCACGATAAGGCGCTTGATATATATGCCTCAACTATTAATCAACCTCTGAGGTCAAGGAATAAAAAGTTTCTATTTGCCACTGCTTGTAAGGAGTTTTTGGAATGGAAGGAAGAGCAAGCGCAGATCGGAGAAATCAAAGAGAGTGCTGTTAAGACATATGCCCAGCGAATTCACCAACGCATTATCCCTTATGCAAAGTTGACTGGTGTTAACAGTATTGGAGATATTTGTAAGGAGAGTTTTGGGAATTATGGTGTTCACTACCGGAAGGTAGAGACAAAGGGTAAGTGGAAGACTGTGACTTCTGGTCTTTCGGTTGCGACAATCAATTCTGATTTGACAACACTCAATGAACTGATGGGTTGGATGGTTGAGAGGAATGTCTTGGATGCAACCTCTTTCCCTAAAGTTAAAAAACTTAGAGATAGAAAAGAGTATAAGGAAGATGCTAATCCGGCATTTATGCCAGATGAATGGGATGCAGTGAAGTCCCAACTTATGGAATGGGTGCAGAAGAGGGACGATGACGATGAACTGACCTTATGGCGAAGGAGATGGATGTTTAATTGGATATTTTTTATGTACCACTTTGGAGGAAGATATCACGAAGCAATGCTTTTGCGGGTCGGAGATGTCAGTACAAAGAGAATGCCGGATGGAAGACTAAAAGGCATTATTGAGGTCAGTTCAGCAACGAAAACGGGACGCCGAATCGCAGTAATGAATGGTCATTGGGTCAATTCCGTTAAATCTCATCTGAATAAGGGTGTGATATTGCGTAACCAAATAATCGAAGAGCACAATGAATTAGTTGAAAGTGGTGAGATAAAGAAATACCGTTGGAGGTTTCAGGGGAGAATCCCTTTATTGTCTAAACCAGAAAAAGATACCTTGCTTTTTTTGAATCCTATTTTTCATACGATTAATAAAGAAGATAAGAGGAATATGAGGAGGTTTGAGGCGGAACAGAAATTGGATGAGGTCCGTTGGAAGACGTCTCCGTATTCGTCAGAACAAATACGTAAGAAGTATCAATCGTTGGTTGAGGCAGCAATGGTCTTTAAATTTCCCCGTGATGGCAGAACGCCAACTGACTTCAGGAAATTCACGTTGCACTCCTTGCGATCAACTCACATAACTCATCAACTCTTGAATGGAGTTCGTATACGGTTGATTGCTGACAACGTTGGAAACTCTGAGGCAGAAATTGAAAGGACTTACTACAGGTTGAATAACTTGCTCAATATTGAGGAACTTGGCATGCATCGAAAAGTAGTCAAACCTGAAGATGAATTGAATATCGTTTGA
- a CDS encoding AMP-binding protein translates to MTAAAQSTWQPTSREQAALARQAHVQTLGRVDQVWPWLQSHHGEVMAVDAPHAAHPERLSYQELAERIDQAAAAFRSLQIGSGDVVGLFAENSPRWLVADQGLMRAGAIDAVRGAAAPVEELRYILEDSSAVALVVQTADLLQRLQLPAELQERLRFVLVLEGAAPDGALDFDTFLGLANGQDVPDPITGRDRASAPATTATILYTSGTTGRPKGVPLTHANLLHQMRSLACVTRPEPGSPVLSVLPIWHSYERSAEYYFFSCACSQSYTTIKQLKKDLPRVKPVIMATVPRLWEAVQAGFEDAVKTFPASRQRLLRAALANSTAFTLARRRSRDLMIQPLRKRDRLKAAAEASRRWPAHALASKLIWPKLRQQLSGGALRFPINGGGAIAPHVDAFFEAVGIELLVGYGLTETSPVVSCRRPWRNIRGSSGLPLPDTEFRIVDADSRKPLGFRERGVVLVRGPQVMAGYLGKPAATAKVLDADGWFDTGDLGMLLPDGSVVLTGRAKDTIVLSSGENIEPGPLEEALVSSPLIEQVMLVGQDERQLGALVVPRADAIKAWASSQGCDPGDDLGGHPGDQRLLKLLRGELNRLLADRAGSRADERLAGVALVEPFSIENGLLTQTLKQRRDRITERDRSLIESVYGR, encoded by the coding sequence GTGACTGCCGCCGCTCAATCCACCTGGCAACCAACGTCCCGCGAGCAGGCAGCATTGGCTCGCCAGGCTCATGTTCAAACTCTCGGCCGGGTGGATCAGGTCTGGCCTTGGTTGCAATCACATCACGGTGAGGTGATGGCGGTTGATGCTCCTCACGCCGCCCATCCGGAGCGTCTCAGCTACCAAGAATTGGCAGAGAGGATTGATCAGGCCGCTGCCGCATTCCGAAGTTTGCAGATCGGCAGTGGCGATGTGGTGGGGCTTTTCGCAGAGAACAGTCCTCGCTGGCTGGTGGCTGATCAGGGCTTGATGCGGGCAGGTGCCATTGATGCTGTGCGTGGGGCAGCAGCACCAGTGGAAGAGCTGCGCTACATCCTCGAGGATTCCTCTGCCGTCGCGCTGGTGGTGCAAACCGCTGATCTGCTGCAGCGTTTACAGCTGCCGGCGGAGCTGCAGGAGCGTTTGCGCTTTGTGCTCGTGCTTGAGGGGGCTGCACCTGATGGCGCGCTCGACTTCGACACTTTCCTCGGCCTTGCCAATGGACAGGATGTACCGGATCCAATCACTGGGCGGGACCGTGCCTCTGCGCCAGCCACCACGGCCACGATCCTCTACACGAGTGGGACCACCGGTCGGCCCAAAGGCGTGCCGCTGACGCACGCCAACCTCCTGCATCAGATGCGCAGCCTCGCTTGCGTGACCCGCCCGGAACCGGGATCACCGGTGCTGAGCGTTCTGCCGATCTGGCATTCCTATGAACGCAGCGCTGAGTACTACTTCTTCTCCTGTGCCTGCTCGCAGAGTTACACCACGATCAAGCAGCTCAAGAAGGATCTTCCACGGGTCAAGCCGGTGATCATGGCCACGGTCCCCAGGTTGTGGGAAGCGGTTCAGGCTGGTTTCGAGGATGCCGTGAAAACATTTCCCGCCTCGCGTCAACGCCTGTTGAGAGCAGCCTTGGCCAACAGCACGGCCTTCACCCTCGCCAGGCGCCGCAGTCGTGACCTGATGATTCAGCCGCTGCGCAAACGCGACCGTCTAAAGGCTGCTGCTGAGGCGAGCCGTCGCTGGCCAGCCCATGCGCTGGCCTCCAAGCTGATCTGGCCCAAGCTGAGGCAGCAGCTCAGTGGCGGAGCACTGCGCTTTCCGATTAATGGGGGAGGTGCCATCGCTCCCCACGTGGATGCCTTCTTTGAAGCGGTGGGAATCGAGCTCCTGGTCGGATACGGTCTCACGGAAACCAGTCCGGTGGTGAGTTGCCGGCGGCCCTGGCGCAATATTCGCGGTAGCTCCGGTCTGCCTCTCCCGGATACCGAGTTCCGCATTGTTGATGCCGACAGCAGGAAGCCGCTTGGGTTCCGTGAACGTGGGGTGGTGCTGGTGCGCGGCCCTCAGGTGATGGCTGGCTACCTCGGCAAACCTGCGGCCACAGCCAAGGTGCTGGATGCCGATGGCTGGTTTGATACAGGCGATCTGGGCATGCTTCTCCCCGATGGATCTGTGGTCCTGACCGGACGGGCCAAGGACACGATCGTGCTCAGCAGCGGTGAGAACATCGAGCCAGGGCCGCTTGAAGAGGCTCTGGTCTCCAGCCCGCTGATCGAGCAAGTGATGCTGGTGGGGCAGGACGAACGTCAACTGGGGGCTCTGGTGGTGCCGCGGGCGGATGCGATCAAGGCCTGGGCCAGCTCACAGGGCTGCGATCCAGGTGATGACCTGGGCGGTCATCCCGGTGATCAGCGCTTGCTCAAGCTGCTGCGCGGGGAGTTGAACCGACTGTTGGCGGACCGTGCTGGATCCAGGGCTGATGAGCGTCTTGCTGGTGTGGCTCTGGTCGAACCATTCTCGATCGAGAACGGCCTGCTCACCCAGACGCTCAAGCAACGCCGAGACCGGATCACGGAACGGGATCGCTCATTGATTGAGAGCGTGTATGGCCGTTGA
- a CDS encoding YlqD family protein, whose amino-acid sequence MSDGTTLSIKRSITIRAVVTPAWKEEAERELSAGIATTDQQLAQLEQEGQQVVDDVRRQSANPLDPRVQEQVAQVQQQVAAKRAELDEQKRNLLQQQAQVRELEMEQIVDQGQLESFCDIQVGDNLVSKMQVAVVVRDGVIEAIDQG is encoded by the coding sequence ATGTCTGACGGCACCACTCTGTCGATCAAGCGTTCCATCACCATCCGTGCCGTGGTCACGCCGGCCTGGAAGGAAGAGGCCGAGCGTGAGTTGAGCGCTGGCATCGCCACCACCGACCAGCAACTGGCTCAGCTTGAGCAGGAGGGGCAGCAGGTTGTGGATGATGTTCGGCGTCAGAGCGCCAATCCCCTTGATCCGCGTGTGCAAGAGCAGGTCGCTCAGGTGCAGCAGCAGGTTGCTGCTAAGCGGGCTGAGCTCGACGAGCAGAAGCGCAATCTTCTTCAGCAGCAGGCCCAGGTTCGCGAGCTTGAAATGGAACAGATCGTGGATCAGGGCCAGCTTGAGAGCTTCTGCGACATTCAAGTGGGCGACAACCTGGTGAGCAAGATGCAGGTTGCGGTCGTGGTTCGCGACGGCGTGATCGAGGCCATCGACCAGGGCTGA